Proteins from a single region of Lysinibacillus sp. JNUCC-52:
- a CDS encoding YktB family protein, with product MSTLKWTNKDFNVFQINGLEQRMDALNSCVRPKFNKLGENFSAFFSSHLGEEFYPHVAKHARRTVNPPNDSWVAFAPYKRGYKALPHFQIGLWSTHLFIVLAIIYEAPQKNLMAERLLANKSLLQQLPEDFIVSGDHMSPAAISLQDAKEEKLEEMLIRLRDVKKGEFLIGRHIPKEEAVNMSFKQFQQLTEDTFQTLLPIYKIIQGK from the coding sequence ATGTCTACCTTAAAATGGACTAATAAAGATTTTAATGTTTTTCAAATAAACGGTTTAGAACAACGGATGGATGCCTTAAATTCCTGTGTACGACCAAAATTCAATAAACTAGGAGAAAACTTCTCCGCCTTCTTTTCCAGCCACCTAGGTGAAGAATTTTATCCCCATGTAGCAAAACACGCCCGCAGAACGGTTAATCCACCAAATGACAGTTGGGTTGCATTCGCTCCTTATAAAAGAGGTTATAAAGCGTTGCCTCACTTTCAGATTGGTCTTTGGAGCACACATTTATTCATCGTCTTGGCTATTATTTATGAAGCACCGCAAAAAAATTTAATGGCAGAGCGTTTACTAGCCAATAAATCCTTGCTACAACAGCTTCCGGAAGATTTTATTGTTTCTGGGGATCATATGTCACCTGCTGCCATTTCCTTACAAGATGCGAAAGAAGAAAAACTAGAAGAAATGCTTATACGTTTGCGTGATGTGAAAAAAGGGGAATTTCTCATTGGTCGTCATATTCCAAAAGAGGAAGCTGTAAACATGTCCTTTAAACAGTTCCAACAATTAACAGAAGATACATTCCAAACATTACTTCCTATTTATAAAATTATTCAAGGAAAATAA
- a CDS encoding NAD(P)H-dependent flavin oxidoreductase, with product MIWETRITELLKIKYPIIQGGLAYLAYADLAAAVSNAGGLGQITAMSLRDPDLLRAEIHKVRTLTDKPFGVNFAIGMHGTGYEEMVRVAVEEEVPVVTMTGGNPAPIFDLLAGTNIKKLVLVAARRQAQKAEELGADAVMVVGQEGGGHLGRDDVGTMVLVPQVVDSVKIPVIASGGIGDGRGWMAAHALGAEGIEMGTRFIATKECVDASQAYKEALLNSSEADTTVIKRSIGAPARALRSHFTEKILEIERETPTYEALKDYISGSANKRFIYDGEKDAGIGWAGQVTGMIQDIPTVDELITRMVAEAESIRVKWGQ from the coding sequence ATGATTTGGGAGACACGTATCACCGAACTTTTAAAGATAAAATATCCAATAATTCAAGGGGGATTAGCCTATTTAGCTTATGCAGATTTAGCAGCAGCGGTGTCGAATGCTGGCGGACTAGGGCAAATAACGGCTATGAGCTTGCGAGACCCAGACTTATTGCGTGCGGAAATCCATAAAGTAAGAACATTAACTGATAAACCATTTGGTGTGAATTTTGCAATCGGTATGCATGGCACAGGCTATGAGGAGATGGTGCGAGTAGCTGTAGAAGAAGAGGTACCTGTTGTCACAATGACTGGTGGAAATCCAGCACCGATATTTGATTTACTTGCAGGAACAAATATTAAAAAACTTGTCCTTGTAGCAGCGCGTAGGCAAGCCCAGAAAGCCGAAGAGCTAGGTGCGGATGCGGTAATGGTCGTTGGACAAGAAGGTGGTGGACATCTTGGCCGTGATGATGTCGGAACGATGGTACTTGTACCACAAGTTGTAGATAGTGTGAAAATCCCTGTTATTGCGTCTGGTGGTATTGGAGACGGTCGTGGTTGGATGGCTGCACATGCACTTGGTGCAGAAGGTATTGAAATGGGTACGCGCTTTATTGCGACTAAAGAGTGTGTCGATGCATCACAAGCATATAAAGAGGCATTACTTAATAGTTCTGAGGCAGATACAACTGTTATAAAGCGTTCCATCGGGGCACCTGCTCGAGCGTTACGTAGTCATTTCACAGAGAAAATTTTAGAAATAGAACGTGAAACACCTACTTATGAGGCATTGAAAGATTATATTAGTGGCAGTGCTAATAAGCGTTTTATTTATGACGGAGAAAAAGATGCGGGCATAGGTTGGGCAGGACAAGTTACAGGAATGATTCAAGATATTCCTACAGTGGACGAGCTCATTACACGAATGGTTGCAGAAGCAGAAAGTATCCGGGTAAAATGGGGACAGTAA
- a CDS encoding inositol monophosphatase family protein, which yields MDLKQIDQYAKSIIVEAGKRIRNAFSYNLVIETKSNANDLVTNIDRETELFFIEQIKAFDPTHKILGEEGMGEKVESLDGVVWIIDPIDGTMNFVKQHRHFMISIGIFIDGIGKLGYIYDVMREDLFNAVAGEGAWYNASPLRKLQPVNIEESVIGINAHWVAPNRHIHHEKVIELVRKVRGTRSYGSAAMEIAFVVSGKLDAYVSMRLSPWDIAGGMIIAQEVGAIATNLHGEGFDFLHQDTFIIANPAIHQELLKKYIVPYDL from the coding sequence ATGGATTTAAAGCAAATCGATCAATATGCGAAAAGTATCATCGTAGAAGCAGGTAAACGTATACGGAATGCATTTTCGTATAATCTAGTGATCGAGACAAAATCGAATGCGAATGACCTTGTTACAAATATAGACCGAGAAACTGAATTATTTTTTATTGAACAAATTAAAGCTTTTGACCCTACCCATAAAATTTTAGGTGAAGAGGGAATGGGTGAAAAAGTCGAATCATTAGATGGTGTTGTATGGATTATTGATCCGATTGATGGAACGATGAATTTTGTGAAGCAACATCGTCACTTTATGATTTCTATTGGGATATTTATTGATGGCATAGGGAAACTTGGTTACATATATGATGTAATGCGTGAAGATTTATTCAATGCTGTTGCAGGAGAGGGAGCTTGGTATAATGCATCACCATTGCGCAAGTTACAGCCTGTAAACATTGAAGAATCTGTTATTGGCATTAATGCTCATTGGGTAGCGCCAAATCGACATATACATCATGAAAAAGTAATTGAATTAGTTCGTAAAGTGCGAGGGACGCGTTCATATGGTTCTGCTGCAATGGAAATAGCCTTTGTTGTCAGTGGGAAGCTAGATGCTTATGTGTCCATGCGATTATCTCCTTGGGACATCGCTGGAGGAATGATTATTGCTCAGGAAGTTGGAGCTATCGCAACAAACCTACATGGGGAAGGCTTTGATTTCTTACATCAGGATACGTTTATAATTGCTAACCCTGCTATCCATCAGGAATTATTAAAAAAATATATTGTCCCTTATGATTTGTAG
- a CDS encoding SDR family NAD(P)-dependent oxidoreductase yields MELGLKGKVAIITGSSKGIGYYTAMQLVKEGAKVVISARGEKQLQVAAGCIKNETGEEVLIVPTDITKEKDCKRLIERTVEHFGRIDIVINNAGTASANPFETVSSEVWQADIDLKVFGAINCSKYAVPHMRKVGGGAIVNVTAVMAKTPPASSLPTTVSRAAGLALTKAMSKDLGKDNIRVNSVCIGLIRSDQIEQRWKKDAPELSWEDYSQKVGQTIPLGRVGETQEAANVITFLVSDAASYVTGTAVNIDGGSGHAL; encoded by the coding sequence ATGGAATTAGGCTTAAAGGGAAAAGTGGCGATTATTACTGGTTCAAGTAAAGGTATTGGCTATTATACGGCGATGCAGCTAGTGAAAGAAGGCGCGAAGGTAGTTATTAGTGCACGCGGCGAAAAACAGCTACAAGTAGCCGCTGGATGCATTAAAAACGAAACGGGCGAGGAAGTGTTAATTGTTCCGACAGATATCACAAAGGAAAAAGATTGTAAGAGACTTATAGAGCGTACAGTAGAGCATTTTGGGCGTATTGATATTGTTATTAATAATGCGGGTACAGCGTCAGCCAATCCATTTGAAACGGTTAGCAGTGAAGTGTGGCAAGCTGATATTGATTTAAAAGTATTCGGTGCGATTAACTGTTCCAAATATGCAGTGCCCCATATGCGAAAGGTTGGCGGTGGAGCAATTGTTAATGTAACGGCTGTAATGGCTAAAACGCCTCCTGCAAGTTCCCTTCCTACAACGGTGAGTCGTGCGGCTGGACTAGCGTTAACGAAGGCGATGAGCAAGGACTTAGGGAAAGATAATATCCGTGTGAATTCGGTCTGTATTGGTTTAATTCGAAGTGATCAAATTGAACAGCGATGGAAAAAAGATGCTCCAGAGCTATCGTGGGAAGACTATTCGCAAAAAGTCGGTCAAACGATTCCGCTTGGCCGTGTAGGAGAAACCCAAGAGGCGGCAAATGTCATAACTTTTTTAGTTTCAGATGCAGCGAGTTATGTGACGGGTACTGCTGTTAATATAGACGGTGGTTCAGGACACGCCTTATAG
- a CDS encoding aminotransferase class I/II-fold pyridoxal phosphate-dependent enzyme, whose protein sequence is MSQLETPLFDVLLKHRNRHPIQFHIPGHKKGHGMDPAFREFVGDNVLSIDLINIAPLDDLHSPKGAIKDAQALAAEAFGADHTFFSVQGTSGAIMTMILTVVGPGDKILVPRNVHKSIMSAIVFAGAIPIFIHPEVDSEYGISHGISAEAVEKALNAYPDAKAVLVINPTYYGFSADLKRIVEIVHRRNIPVVVDEAHGVHIKFHDELPYSAMEAGADMAATSVHKLGGSMTQTSILNVREGLVSAKRVQAVFSMLTTTSTSYPLLASLDTARRQLAIHGYDLIDDALRLAKDARKRINQIAHLKCAGKEKLHSSATYDMDPLKLLISVKDLGISGHQAEEWLRHNANIEVELSDLYNILCLVTLADTKKEINLLINALGRMSKAFDSEAAITEAVVNVPEIPALAMSPRDAFYADTEVVPLAEADNCICAEFIMVYPPGIPIFIPGEIITQENIHYIQMNIEAGLPVQGPEDTTLKTIRVIKERRAII, encoded by the coding sequence TTGTCACAATTAGAGACTCCATTGTTCGACGTATTACTAAAACATCGGAACAGACATCCAATTCAGTTCCATATTCCAGGCCATAAGAAAGGGCACGGTATGGATCCTGCTTTCCGAGAATTCGTCGGCGACAACGTTTTATCAATCGATTTAATTAACATTGCTCCACTAGACGACTTACATTCACCAAAAGGTGCAATCAAGGATGCACAAGCCCTTGCTGCAGAAGCCTTTGGTGCTGATCATACATTCTTTTCCGTTCAAGGTACTAGTGGCGCCATTATGACGATGATTCTGACCGTCGTCGGTCCAGGTGATAAAATTCTAGTACCACGGAATGTTCATAAATCCATTATGTCAGCGATTGTTTTCGCTGGTGCCATTCCTATTTTTATTCATCCTGAGGTAGATAGTGAATATGGCATTTCTCATGGTATTTCAGCAGAAGCTGTTGAAAAGGCATTAAATGCATACCCAGACGCAAAGGCTGTTCTTGTCATTAATCCAACATATTACGGCTTCTCAGCGGATTTAAAACGCATTGTCGAAATTGTCCATCGTCGTAATATACCAGTCGTTGTCGATGAAGCTCATGGTGTTCATATAAAATTCCATGACGAGCTTCCCTATTCAGCAATGGAGGCTGGCGCAGATATGGCTGCAACAAGCGTACATAAGCTTGGAGGCTCTATGACGCAAACTTCAATTTTAAATGTACGTGAAGGGTTAGTTTCTGCCAAACGTGTACAGGCTGTCTTTTCAATGCTGACAACAACGTCAACGTCCTATCCTTTACTTGCGTCACTTGACACAGCTCGTCGTCAGCTAGCTATTCATGGCTATGATTTAATCGACGATGCACTGCGTTTAGCAAAAGATGCACGTAAACGCATTAACCAAATTGCACATTTAAAATGTGCAGGTAAGGAAAAGCTTCACTCATCTGCAACATATGATATGGACCCATTGAAGCTGTTAATTAGTGTAAAGGACTTAGGTATTTCAGGTCACCAAGCTGAGGAGTGGCTTCGTCATAACGCAAATATCGAAGTGGAATTATCAGACTTATATAACATTTTATGTTTAGTGACATTAGCAGATACGAAAAAAGAAATTAATCTTCTGATCAATGCACTAGGTCGTATGTCAAAAGCTTTTGATTCAGAAGCTGCCATTACTGAAGCGGTTGTCAATGTTCCTGAAATTCCAGCACTTGCAATGTCACCTCGTGATGCATTTTATGCAGATACAGAGGTAGTCCCTCTTGCAGAGGCAGATAATTGCATTTGCGCTGAATTCATAATGGTTTATCCACCTGGAATTCCAATTTTTATTCCCGGGGAAATAATTACGCAAGAAAATATTCATTACATTCAAATGAATATTGAAGCTGGTTTACCAGTTCAAGGACCAGAAGATACAACATTAAAAACGATTCGTGTTATTAAAGAACGTAGAGCAATTATTTAA
- a CDS encoding LrgB family protein yields MIELIVVLGTIGLFVLFTKLYQRFPHPIMIPLVTTTIVSAVILVVFQIPYSTYMVGGEWLQKMLGPAVVALAYPLYNQRAIIMKYKYSILSGIMLAMVTGLLTIFIMLKWIGVKESWMLTALPKSLTTPVGMQVSETIGGIPPLTAVFVMIAGFVGAIIGPLVIKYGKIDSAVSRGVAIGSASHGVGLVKLREYGEQELSVGSLSMGLTAIIGAFLCPLFVYLFM; encoded by the coding sequence TTGATTGAACTTATAGTTGTACTTGGTACGATAGGGCTGTTCGTTTTATTTACGAAGCTTTATCAACGGTTCCCGCATCCTATTATGATTCCATTAGTGACAACAACGATTGTCAGCGCCGTTATTTTAGTCGTCTTTCAAATTCCGTATTCAACCTATATGGTAGGTGGGGAATGGCTGCAAAAAATGCTCGGTCCAGCTGTTGTGGCACTCGCATATCCACTTTATAATCAAAGAGCTATTATTATGAAATATAAATACTCAATTCTTTCAGGGATAATGCTAGCAATGGTTACAGGATTGCTTACAATTTTTATCATGCTAAAATGGATCGGTGTAAAGGAGAGTTGGATGCTGACAGCCTTGCCTAAGTCGTTAACAACACCAGTAGGTATGCAAGTAAGTGAAACAATTGGTGGAATTCCTCCTTTAACGGCGGTTTTTGTAATGATTGCAGGTTTTGTTGGAGCTATTATTGGGCCATTAGTTATCAAATATGGAAAAATTGATTCTGCTGTTAGTAGAGGTGTAGCGATAGGAAGCGCTTCGCATGGTGTAGGGCTTGTAAAACTGCGAGAGTATGGTGAACAAGAATTATCGGTTGGCTCGCTTTCTATGGGGCTTACAGCAATTATAGGGGCGTTTCTATGTCCGCTCTTTGTTTATCTATTTATGTAA
- a CDS encoding CidA/LrgA family protein has product MLNEKFTMILMRAVRIIVQIAILNIFYYIGVGIVSYLHIPLPGSVIGLLLLALLLNFKIIKVEYIQDGASFLIGILTLFFIPATVGIIDYPELMSTTGLFIILAVIASTLIAIYVTGVLTQQIEKRELAKKEKEVNVEEGKGELSVD; this is encoded by the coding sequence ATGTTGAACGAAAAATTTACAATGATTTTAATGCGTGCTGTCCGTATTATTGTCCAAATTGCAATCCTCAATATTTTTTATTACATTGGTGTGGGCATTGTTTCGTATTTGCACATTCCGCTTCCTGGAAGTGTAATTGGATTACTGTTATTAGCACTTTTACTCAATTTTAAAATAATTAAAGTAGAATACATTCAAGATGGTGCTAGTTTTTTAATTGGCATTTTAACATTATTTTTTATTCCAGCAACGGTTGGTATTATTGATTATCCAGAATTAATGTCCACAACTGGGCTGTTCATTATTTTAGCTGTAATTGCTAGCACATTAATTGCCATTTATGTAACAGGCGTGTTGACCCAACAAATTGAAAAACGAGAATTAGCGAAAAAAGAAAAAGAAGTAAATGTTGAAGAGGGGAAGGGAGAATTATCTGTTGATTGA
- a CDS encoding M20 metallopeptidase family protein, producing the protein MTVLQQEQLVDLLKQYEEEMIQLRRHFHENPELSFEEVETPKTIAAFHRALGHEVREGVGGNGVVATLVGAKPGKTVALRADFDALAITEETGLPFQSTIKGRMHACGHDGHTASLLILAKAFNQMKDNLAGTIVFIHQHAEELAPGGAKSMIADGCLEGVDVIFGTHLWAPTDLGKVQTAIGPFMAAADGIYIKIKGKGGHGSNPSDTKDSILLAAQFITNLQQLVARRINPLRPAVVSVGHIEALNPFNVIADQVYMKGTVRTFHEEERNLLEREIEELLKATCYLTKADYEYEFRRGYPPVVNHAAETEHVMASARKVTDVVSVDFVEPTMGGEDFAYYLEEIPGAFFFTGAKNPEWEEVYPHHHPKFDIDERSLRIAANVLGQATLDYLEN; encoded by the coding sequence ATGACAGTTTTACAACAAGAGCAGTTAGTTGATTTATTAAAACAATATGAAGAGGAAATGATTCAGCTACGTCGTCATTTTCATGAAAATCCAGAACTTTCCTTTGAGGAAGTTGAAACACCGAAAACTATTGCGGCATTTCATCGCGCATTAGGGCATGAGGTTCGTGAAGGTGTGGGTGGTAATGGTGTTGTGGCAACGTTAGTTGGAGCTAAGCCAGGGAAAACGGTGGCATTACGAGCAGACTTTGACGCTTTAGCAATTACAGAAGAAACAGGTTTGCCTTTCCAATCAACAATAAAAGGGCGTATGCATGCTTGTGGCCATGATGGTCATACAGCTTCATTATTAATTTTAGCGAAGGCATTTAATCAAATGAAGGACAACTTAGCTGGGACAATTGTTTTTATTCATCAACATGCAGAAGAACTTGCACCAGGTGGAGCGAAATCAATGATTGCTGATGGCTGTTTAGAAGGCGTGGATGTTATTTTTGGTACACATTTATGGGCACCAACAGATCTTGGTAAAGTGCAGACCGCTATCGGACCATTTATGGCTGCGGCAGATGGCATTTATATTAAGATTAAAGGAAAGGGTGGGCATGGCTCAAATCCGAGTGATACGAAGGATTCAATCTTGCTTGCAGCGCAATTTATTACAAACTTACAGCAACTTGTAGCACGTCGTATTAATCCTTTGCGTCCAGCGGTCGTATCGGTTGGTCATATTGAGGCATTGAATCCTTTTAATGTTATTGCAGACCAAGTCTACATGAAAGGAACTGTACGAACGTTCCATGAGGAAGAACGCAATTTACTAGAACGTGAAATTGAGGAGCTATTAAAGGCAACTTGTTATTTAACAAAGGCAGACTATGAATATGAGTTTCGCCGTGGTTACCCACCAGTTGTGAATCATGCTGCAGAAACAGAACATGTAATGGCATCTGCAAGAAAGGTAACGGATGTAGTATCAGTTGATTTTGTTGAACCAACTATGGGTGGTGAAGATTTTGCTTACTACTTAGAGGAAATTCCAGGGGCATTTTTCTTTACAGGAGCAAAAAATCCTGAATGGGAGGAAGTATATCCACATCATCATCCGAAATTCGATATTGATGAACGCTCACTGCGCATTGCGGCGAATGTTTTAGGTCAAGCAACTTTAGATTACCTAGAAAATTAA
- a CDS encoding helix-turn-helix domain-containing protein, producing MKFSEKLFKLRKEKGLSQEALAEKLNTTRQAISKWENDQGFPETEKLLMLGNVFEVSIDYLLKDTVEHSHEDEHSYYVSKEMAEGYVLSQRKISKYFAIGFSLLIASTIPYFLFKQDPLIYTIFITIIVVFGIGSIAAGFIEEDRYSILKREVLIFDHNYLTELSNRYEEVKRKNTAIMVVGLCLIVAGGISFLLVKKEIVAAFVLMPYYPLLIAFIAVGVYLFIRTVSVIDSYRILVKNKEHIQRLNNTVLNKLRKKLNNF from the coding sequence ATGAAATTTAGTGAAAAACTTTTTAAACTAAGAAAAGAAAAAGGTTTATCGCAAGAAGCACTAGCTGAAAAATTAAATACTACTAGGCAAGCTATAAGTAAGTGGGAAAATGATCAAGGTTTTCCTGAAACCGAGAAACTCTTAATGCTTGGCAATGTTTTTGAAGTGTCAATAGATTACTTGTTAAAAGATACTGTTGAACATAGTCATGAAGATGAACATAGTTATTATGTCAGTAAAGAAATGGCGGAAGGATATGTCTTATCACAACGTAAAATTTCTAAGTATTTTGCTATAGGATTTAGTTTGCTTATCGCATCTACTATCCCTTATTTCCTTTTTAAACAAGATCCATTAATTTATACTATTTTCATTACTATTATTGTTGTTTTTGGAATTGGGTCGATTGCAGCAGGCTTTATAGAGGAAGATCGTTATTCTATTCTGAAAAGAGAAGTATTAATATTTGACCATAATTACTTAACAGAATTGAGCAATAGGTACGAAGAAGTGAAGAGAAAGAATACAGCAATTATGGTAGTAGGCTTATGCTTAATTGTAGCAGGTGGTATTTCATTTTTATTAGTAAAAAAAGAAATTGTAGCAGCATTCGTGTTAATGCCTTATTATCCATTACTTATTGCATTTATTGCAGTTGGGGTGTACCTGTTCATCCGTACAGTGTCAGTAATAGATTCTTATAGAATATTAGTAAAAAATAAGGAACATATTCAACGCTTAAATAATACAGTATTAAATAAATTAAGAAAAAAGTTAAATAACTTTTAA
- a CDS encoding UPF0223 family protein: MEYSYPFSIDWSTEEIVDVVKFFEGIELAYEKGIKREVMMAKYRRFKEIVPSQAEEKTIFREFEEASGYVSYPVVKQAKEAADGTMIKVVPKQRR; encoded by the coding sequence ATGGAATATTCTTATCCGTTTTCAATCGATTGGTCGACTGAAGAGATTGTCGATGTTGTTAAATTTTTTGAAGGCATCGAACTTGCTTATGAAAAGGGCATCAAACGTGAAGTGATGATGGCTAAATATCGTCGCTTTAAAGAAATTGTTCCTTCACAAGCGGAGGAAAAAACAATTTTCCGTGAATTTGAAGAGGCTAGTGGCTATGTTAGCTACCCAGTTGTGAAACAAGCAAAAGAGGCAGCTGATGGAACGATGATTAAAGTTGTTCCAAAGCAACGACGTTAA
- a CDS encoding class I SAM-dependent methyltransferase, with protein sequence MNTWDERFKSAEYIYGEQPNAFIENYVDNLKGYVNVAAYAEGEGRNAVFLASKGHTVTAFDYAKSGLEKTAQLARKHCVTVNTQLVDLLQDELPIEKFDAAVMVFGHFPQEQQQAVFNRIVHSVKPGGRIMMELYSIYQLPYATGGPQNINLLYNPISVLTWCQPYKIIHFFTGEQIRNEGSLHTGLAHTIQLIIEKS encoded by the coding sequence ATGAATACATGGGATGAACGTTTTAAATCAGCGGAATATATTTATGGTGAACAACCAAATGCATTTATAGAAAACTATGTAGATAATTTAAAGGGGTATGTAAATGTAGCAGCATATGCTGAAGGCGAAGGTAGAAATGCGGTTTTTTTAGCATCTAAAGGGCATACAGTTACTGCATTCGATTACGCTAAAAGCGGTCTTGAGAAAACAGCACAGCTAGCAAGAAAGCATTGTGTTACAGTTAATACTCAACTTGTTGATTTACTGCAAGATGAATTACCAATCGAAAAATTTGACGCTGCGGTCATGGTTTTTGGTCATTTTCCTCAAGAACAGCAGCAAGCCGTTTTTAATCGTATTGTCCATTCTGTTAAACCTGGTGGTCGTATAATGATGGAATTATATTCCATATACCAACTACCCTATGCCACAGGTGGCCCACAAAATATAAATTTACTATATAATCCTATTTCTGTTCTTACTTGGTGTCAGCCCTATAAAATCATTCATTTTTTTACAGGCGAACAAATACGAAATGAAGGTAGCTTACACACTGGACTTGCGCATACCATTCAATTAATCATTGAAAAAAGTTAG
- a CDS encoding AbgT family transporter, translated as MQKKSDTLKKSWIDKMLDSIERAGNKLPDPITLFIILAGIVLVLSWILSMFGISAVQPGTEDVIQVKNLLSQEGLILILTQMVSTFTGFAPLGLVIVTMIGIGLAEQTGLISAVMKKLVMSAPTKLIVPFIIFTGLVGNLAADAAFIILPPIAAMIFMSIGRNPLAGLIITYAAVAGGFSANILISSLDVLLLGITESAAHIANPEYTGRATMNYYFLIASTFLLIVIGTWVAKKFTEPRFGIFEGKVEKLEPLTALEKRGLLWAGIVTVIYIVVIAFMVIPSNGLLRDPETGGFLNSPFMSGIVPIMLFFFLLPGLAYGIAAKVVKNDKEVAEKIFKSIADMAPFIVLAFAASQMIAFFNWSNIGAILAIKGAELLQALNFTGLPMMIGFVLICAFVNLLIASASAKWALLAPIFVPMFLYLGYSPAVTQMAYRVGDSITNPITPMLPYFAILLSFAKRYDKNIGIGTLISALLPFSVFFAIGWIILFAIWFLLGLPLGPGDYIYLK; from the coding sequence ATGCAAAAAAAATCAGACACATTAAAGAAATCTTGGATTGATAAAATGTTAGATAGTATTGAAAGGGCAGGTAATAAACTACCTGATCCTATTACACTATTTATTATTTTAGCAGGTATAGTGCTTGTTTTATCATGGATCCTATCAATGTTTGGTATTTCAGCGGTTCAACCAGGCACTGAAGATGTTATCCAAGTAAAAAATCTACTGAGTCAAGAAGGTCTTATCTTAATATTAACGCAAATGGTATCGACATTTACAGGCTTTGCTCCTTTAGGATTAGTAATCGTGACGATGATTGGTATTGGTTTAGCAGAGCAAACAGGACTTATTTCAGCCGTTATGAAAAAGCTTGTCATGTCAGCTCCAACAAAATTAATTGTGCCATTTATTATTTTCACAGGTTTAGTCGGTAATCTAGCTGCTGATGCAGCATTCATCATTTTACCACCGATTGCAGCAATGATTTTTATGAGCATTGGCCGAAATCCACTTGCTGGTTTAATTATTACATATGCAGCCGTAGCTGGGGGCTTTAGTGCCAATATTTTAATTAGTTCTCTAGATGTCTTATTATTAGGAATTACTGAATCCGCAGCGCATATTGCCAACCCAGAATATACTGGACGAGCAACGATGAACTATTACTTCTTAATTGCGTCGACGTTTTTATTAATCGTCATTGGTACATGGGTTGCGAAAAAGTTTACTGAACCTCGCTTTGGCATATTTGAAGGCAAGGTTGAAAAGTTAGAGCCACTAACAGCTTTAGAAAAACGTGGTTTACTATGGGCAGGTATAGTAACAGTCATTTATATTGTTGTCATTGCATTTATGGTCATTCCATCGAATGGTCTTTTACGTGATCCTGAAACAGGAGGCTTTTTAAATTCTCCGTTTATGTCAGGTATTGTACCGATTATGTTATTCTTCTTCCTTTTACCTGGTCTTGCCTATGGGATTGCGGCAAAAGTAGTGAAAAATGATAAGGAAGTTGCCGAGAAGATTTTTAAATCAATTGCGGATATGGCTCCCTTCATTGTTTTAGCATTTGCTGCTTCACAAATGATTGCCTTTTTTAACTGGAGTAATATTGGTGCTATTTTAGCCATTAAAGGGGCAGAGCTTTTACAAGCATTAAATTTTACAGGTTTACCAATGATGATTGGGTTTGTTTTAATTTGTGCATTCGTCAACTTATTGATCGCAAGTGCTTCTGCGAAATGGGCATTACTTGCGCCAATTTTCGTCCCAATGTTCCTTTACTTAGGTTATTCTCCAGCCGTAACGCAAATGGCGTATCGTGTAGGAGACTCAATTACAAATCCAATTACACCGATGCTTCCGTATTTCGCCATTTTACTGTCGTTTGCTAAACGCTACGATAAAAATATCGGTATCGGTACACTAATTTCAGCTTTACTACCGTTTTCTGTGTTCTTTGCAATCGGTTGGATTATACTGTTTGCCATTTGGTTCTTGCTTGGTTTACCGCTTGGACCTGGAGATTATATCTACTTAAAATAA